The segment TCACCTGATGTATtctttaaactgtttcatatggGGATTTTAGAGTTATGACTGCTGGGAGAATTGAACTTATTAGCATGTAAAAATCACTTGTTTTGGATTCTCTAAACCAAATTGTATCGTTTATGGCGAATGTGGTATATACTCATTCTATATCAATTCCTAAATATGATATTAAAATTATTCATGTGATTTATCGGTTTTACACCAACGAACAGATTTCTACATTaactttcaattttgaaattgacaCGTAATATGATATTTGCCTAAAACATTATAGTGGACGTGTAGGACATTTCCAGAGTTGATAAACAACTTACAGTTTCTGTAATTTGTTCATGAGGGACCGTTGGGAGGGGCAGGATAACGCGGTGTCACCAATCTTTCATCGCTCATTGGCGGGGATCGCTAATGGTTGTGGAAAAGGATTTGTGCATCGGCGTGCATCGATTCTGCAAGACAGTGAGCAGTGACAGTGGACAGTTACGGTGATATCATCAAATCCAGTGAAAATATGACTCGTGTGCTGCTTTCATGAACAATTTTGGGGTGTAAGCACACAGCATGCTCTTCCCATCAACATTTCAACGAACATTCCGAGGATTCTTGCTGAGCGTCTGTAGGGTAGATATGTGAAAGATGGTAGATACGAAAAAGGCCGAAATAAGGTGAAATAATAGAAATGATGTCCTATGTAAATCCCTGTTTTGACATGCACCACCCGTTTTTGAATGTTTTAAAAAGGTGATCATTTGTCTAGTCTTTGCTAATGGTTTTGACGGTGCCACCGATGGGTGCGGATACCTTTCCGCGTACACTTGGCGTCATCGCTATTTTGATGGTGAGTCATGACAACATGTTCATGGTATAGCCCGAATTGTATACAGGACTCTACTTTTAGTAAAGATTTCTTGGGAATATGAAATGGGAATGGGCTTTATCGCTGCCattgttatgttttacagatagaAATATATCATGCAACAgggagggttcgggtgatcctgacacagtcaggctggtaggTCTCATCATCAACTGAACACTCTCTATACGCAGCTCAGACAGCGAGTGGGACGTcttccaggaaacactgcctataGCAGGAAATCTTCTTAAGCAGCATATTGTAAAGAAGtttaaaaacatcattttccattacgccctggacatgtttagggtcataccatggacggatctcggagtcaaagccattGGCATGGCGAAGGCGATAGTAGTGtaatagactaaatcatttcaataagtttctttataacttcattcattcatacaacCTATTTGTTTCAATGTAAGTCccaagtgcaccgaaattctattcCCTTTGTCTAtataatgtattcagcaaacagtcaatgtatcccctcttatcataaaccaccctccgggcaggacccttaattctcaaacgctatcaatacatgtcatttTACACCTCCCTATGTCGGCGAATCTTATGCATGTAAATATGCATGGGCCactgaccttgcacaatgtggcgtaatggccctgtgtataaataCCTGAGTGATATGGTCAGTCGGGGAGACCAACCAGCAGGACCAACAAGCaagaccaaccagcaagaccaatCAGTGAGCtcaaccagcaagaccaaccagcaagaccaaccaaGGAGATTAGATCATCGagagaagtggacggattgtgcggcTAGTCTGGCTGTCGTCCAAGGTCGTCGCCCCatctacgactacgtcgacgatgaagaatcgccgtcggacttctgaaggcgagtaagtgacagagcgggtctccacatcgggatcattggccacacacccgatgtgcgttctgtcatatgtttaccactgtgtataccatttcgaccatcattcaaacaaacaataataaaacgtGGCTGCTGCTTTCTTCATCTCTACAACTGACTCCCTGtttcttgtccaccatcctaaactactaCCCGAGAGCAACAACGACGGCCACTCTAGGACATTAGCAACGAACCATGCCGTCATGTCATTTAAGACATGATGTTTGTGCAAAGGAAGGACAACCACTAACAAAGTGTTGGACAGTCtgtgtgaattcattgcaaactcgatatttcatgttaatattttctttaaggaTCACATTTTgtcgattgcgagtgggaagtgactggtcctgagcagcaaactGAAAGCTCTCTTTCACTCTTAAGACCAGTCGACTTCATTCCATGCGAAGGAATAGGCGGGGTTGTTCTGTTCCATACACTGCATGTACATACTAACTGACTGCGGTTAGACATGACCCTTGTAATTTGTTAAGTAAACTAAGGTTTTCTCAACGTAAATCTTGCAGATCACCTCCCTCATTCAATCACCAACGCAAAACGCTTTGAGTCGGGCACCTGTCTGAATCCAATGTCCTCGTGAAgcctgattgatattttattctcCTCATCGGGGAGAACAAACACCTCCTCACACTGCTGTAGACACAAGCTGGCAAGGTGGGACATGATCATCTTGGCATATCCCTTCCCTCGGTGTTCCGGTAGAACATGCAGCATGCCGATAGCGCCGTAGTGGTAGTTGAGAGCGAAGCCCACCATGTTGCCACCAGCATCATACAGACAGCACGATGGTAGTCTGCTGACAATGTCTTCAATGTAGATTTCCGAGTGCTTGCCATCATTATATTTCCACAAAGAGTTGACAATAGAGGCTTGTTCTGGTTTGATGGCAGTCATCTGAAAGCCATCAGGTATTAGCCTTAAATAGACAAGAAATTAGTGGTTTTAATTCATATTTTGATGTGGTCCATCTGATAAATACATCTGTCCCTCAAAATGAGTCGACTCTTTgcattgggtggtcagattcagCGAATCTGTTGATGTTATAGCAACTGTCACCAGGAGACCATAACATTAGCCTCCACTCTAGCGGAGACTAGACAGCCACTAGACTAGACAGTACTCTGGTCATGGCCATGTAGCTTGACAAACACTGAATGAGGCGTTTGCCAAAACAAACATCTTGGACATAATTAAGAAGTAACAGGAGGTAATGTTGATGTTTGGTACTCAATATCTTTCCTCAACTCTATGTAGAGGTGACTGAATGTATAACTGGAACTACATTTGAATTAAATACTTGATAAATACATTTGATATACAACGTGAACATGAGTTTCAGTACTACAGACAAACCATACTAAGTTTATTCCCACTTTGCTGTTAACACGTGCGTAAGGTTAATGTAATATTTTGGTGTGGATATGTTGGACGTTCCTTGTCCGGAATGTGTCTCATGTGACGGTCATAAGGAGGTTACGATGGTGTGTGGATATGTTGGACGTACCTGGCGCGGAACGTGTCTCATGTGACGATCATAAGGAGGTTACGATGGTGTGTGGATATGTTGGACGTACCTGGCGCGGAGCGTGTCTCATGTGACGATCATAAGGAGGTTACGATGGTGTGTGGATAATTTGGACGTACCTGGCGCGGAGCGTGTCTCATGTGACGATCATAAGGAGGTTACGATGGTGTGTGAATATGTTGGACGTACCTGGCGCAGAGCGTGTCTGATGTGACGATCATAAGGAGGTTACGATGGTGTGTGGATATGTTGGACGTACCTGGCGCGGTGCGTGTCTCATGTGACGATCATAAGGAGGTTATGATGGTGTGTGGATATGTTGGACGTACCTTGTCCGGAACGTGTCTCATGTGACGATCATAAGGAGGTTACGATGGTGTGTGGATTTGTTGGACGTACCTTGTCCGGAACGTGTCTCATGTGACGATCATAAGGAGGTTACGATGGTGTGTGGATATGTTGGACGTACCTTGTCCGGAACGTGTCTCATGTGACGATCATAAGGAGGTTACGATGGTGTGTGGATATGTTGGACGTACCTGGCGCGGTGCGTGTCTCATGTGACGATCATAAGGAGGTTACGATGGTGTATGGATATGTTGGACGTACCTGGCGCGGAGCGTGTCTCATGTGACGATCATAAGGAGGTTACGATGGTGTATGGATATGTTGGACGTACCTTGTCCGGAACGTGTCTCATGTGACGATCATAAGGAGGTTACGATGGTGTGTGGATATGTTGGACGTACCTGGCGCGGAGCGTGTCTCATGTGACGATCATAAGGAGGTTACGATGGTGTGTGGATATGTTGGACGTACCTGGCGCGGAGCGTGTCTCATGTGACGATCATAAGGAGGTTATGATGGTGTGTGGATATGTTGGACGTACCTTGTCCGGAACGTGTCTCATGTGACGATCATAAGGAGGTTACGATGGTGTGTGGATATGTTGGACGTACCTTGTCCGGAACGTGTCTCATGTGACGATCATAAGGAGGTTACGATGGTGTGTGGATATGTTGGACGTACCTTGTCCGGAACGTGTCTCATGTGACGATCATAAGGAGGTTACGATGGTGTGTGGATATGTTGGACGTACCTGGCGCGGAGTGTGTCTCATGTGACGATCATAAGGAGGTTACGATGGTGTATGGATATGTTGGACGTACCTGGCGCGGAGCGTGTCTCATGTGACGATCATAAGGAGGTTACGATGGTGTGTGGATATGTTGGACGTACCTGGCGCGGAGCGTGTCACGTGTGACGATCATAAGGAGGTTACGATGGTGTGTGGATATGTTGGACGTACCTGGCGCGGAGCGTGTCTCATGTGACGATCATAAGGAGGTTACGATGGTGTGTGGATATGTTGGACGTACCTGGCGCGGAGCGTGTCACGTGTGACGATCATAAGGAGGTTACGATGGTGTATGGATATGTTGGACGTACCTGGCGCGGAGCGTGTCTCATGTGACGATCATAAGGAGGTTACGATGGTGTATGGATATGTTGGACGTACCTGGCGCGGAGCGTGTCACGTGTGACGATCATAAGGAGGTTACGATGGTGTGTGGATATGTTGGACGTACCTGGCGCGGAGCGTGTCTCATGTGACGATCATAAGGAGGTTACGATGGTGTGTGGATATGTTGGACGTACCTGGCGCGGAGCGTGTCTCATGTGACGATCATAAGGAGGTTACGATGGTGTGTGGATATGTTGGACGTACCTGGCGCGGAGCGTGTCACGTGTGACGGTCATCAGAAGGTATGTGTCCACTGTATAGGATCTGTGATGATAATCGATGGCTTTCACTAGAGCTGGCATGGCGTCCGCGTCGACACCTGCATGGTTGGAATGAACTTAAATAATTTGTTCTTTAAGTGGCTGGTATGATGCAGAGGAAATGTCTcatctattgcaataaagaatgTGTCTGACCATAAAAATGTGGTCCTCTTTGAGATGAATCTGTCACTAGAAAGAAGGAATTTATAGTTTAGAGCTGGATTTAATACTTTGTGTAAAATTGTTTCCAAAAATTGTGTCGGGGTGTCCATAGCAACACTTACAGACAAAGATGATCTTTGCTGACCAGTCCAGTACACCCGGTTGTCGCAGCAGCGTCTCCAGGTGTGCTGCTTGAGTCGTGAAGACGCTGACAAGAGGTCCGAGGTGGACAGGATACTGGCCAAACGGACATCAACACAATAGATATGTGAGTGTTATTTAAATGCAATATGAGTAAGAGGTTTGTCTGGGGACGGTGGgatagtctggtggttaaagcactcaCCTCTCACGCCGAAGCcccgagttcgatttcccacatgggcacgtTTCTGCTGGCATAatatagcggcgtaaaacctactCCGTCGCTGTGTTACAGTATATGGCAGTGAACAGTCAGTACTGCACTGTAAGGTGAGCAGGCAgcctgtactgtactgtatggTGAGCAGGCAGTATGCACTATATTGGATGGTGAGCAGGCAgcctgtactgtactgtatgaTGAGCAGGAGAGTTGTACAATATTGTATGGTGATTAGGAAAGTTGCACTATAATGTATTGTGAGTAGGCAGCATGCACTATATTGTATGGTCAGTAGGTAGCATGTACTATATCGTTTGGTGAGTAGGTAGGTACTATATTGTTTGGTGAGTAGGCAGTATGTAATATATTGTATGGTGAGTAGGTTGTCCGTGCTATATTGTATGGTGAGTAGGCGGTATGTACTATATTGTATGGTGAGTAGGCATTCTGTACTGTGTTGTATAGTGAGTACGCAATATGTACTGCCTTAAATGGTGAGTAGGCAGCGTGTACTATATTGTATGGTGCGTTAGCAGTCTGTAATATAATGAACGGTGTGTAGGTAGTATGTGCTATATTATATGGTGAGTAGGCAATATTTACTAGCTTATATGGTGCGTAGGCAGCATGTACTATATTGTATGGTCAGTAGGTAGGTACTGTATTGTTTGGTGAGTAGGTTGTCTGTTCTATATTGTATGGTGAGTGCGCAGCATGTACTATATTGTATGGTTAGTAGGTAGTCTGTACTATATTGTATGGTGAGTAGGCAGCATGTACTATGTTGTATGGTAAGTAGGCAGTCTGTAATATAATGTATGATGAGTAGTAGCATGTACTATATTTTATGGTGAGTGGGCATTCTGTATTAAATTGTATGATGAGTAGGCAGTATGTACTACATTGTATGGTGAGTAGGCATTCTGTATTAAATTGTATGGTGAGTAGGCAGTATGTACTACATTGTATGGTGAGTAGGCATTCTGTATTAAATTGTATGGTGAGTAGGCATTCTGTATTAAATTGTATGGTGAGTAGCCATTCTGTATTAAATTGTATGATGAGTAGGCAGTATGTACTACATTGTATGGTGAGTAGGCATTCTGTATTAAATTGTATGGTGAGTAGGCAGTATGTACTACATTGTATGGTGAGTAGGCATTCTGTATTAAATTGTATGGTGAGTAGGCATTCTGTATTAAATTGTATGGTGAGTAGCCATTCTGTATTAAATTGTATGGTGAGTAGGCAGTATGTACTACATTGTATGGTGAGTAGGCATTCTGTATTAAATTGTATGGTGAGTAGGCAGTATGTACTACATTGTATGGTGAGTAGGCATTCTGTATTAAATTGTATGGTGAGTAGGCATTCTGTATTAAATTGTATGGTGAGTATGCAGTATGTACTACATTGTATGGTAAGTAGGCATTCTGTATTAAATTGTATGGTGAGTAGGCAGTATGTACTACATTGTATGGTGAGTAGGCATTCTGTATTAAATTGTATGGTGAGTAGGCAGTATGTACTACATTGTATGGTGAGTAGGCATTCTGTATTAAATTGTATGGTGAGTAGGCATTCTGTATTAAATTGTATGGTGAGTATGCAGTATGTACTACATTGTATGGTAAGTAGGCATTCTGTATTAAATTGTATGGTGAGTAGGCAGTATGTACTACATTGTATGGTGAGTAGGCATTCTGTATTAAATTGTATGGTGAGTAGGCATTCTGTATTAAATTGTATGGTGAGTATGCAGTATGTACTACATTGTATGGTAAGTAGGCATTCTGTATTAAATTGTATGGTGAGTAGGCAGTCAGGTCACCTTGGAAGTGGTACGATCTACTCGGGCAACCGCCGACGTGTAGTTGGGCCAACGGTCAACGATGAAGTCGTAGTCAGTTATCACGGAACACAGCTTTGAATTTATTTCACCTCGAATCTAATAAGTAACAAAACAGACACCTTAATGAACGTTGACGTCCTATTACGACATGTTCAAACATGACTTCAGTGAATCCTgtattgtgattggttaatcaaagtcattcgaGGTTAATAATCTCATTGTATACCTCTGATGTTCCAGCACAGTGCGCGTTTTTATAATCTTAATAACGCGgtaatggtagaatggagatcaAAACATACTGTGCTGGAGAATCAGATGTATATATAGTATTGTAGCTGTAATTTGTGGAATCCGCCTCAGTTCCCAAGTCAATCCAGGAATCGATAACGCATACTCCTCATCAAGCATTCAGTGTCAGTTTGGTTCAGTCTTTCGCATTCCTCCTCTGCCTACACGAGACACACCACTTTACATTGTAGCAACCTTAATTAATGTTACAGACATTCCGAAACCATATTTTTCACCTCGCACGTCTGCATGCCATCTTTAACGTCATACACTTTTGTACAGTGGTACAATCATTGCGAAACGGGAAATATTGCACCATCAGCAATGTTTcacatgtgtctgtatgtataggTATTTGCAAGTCAACATAAAGCTGTTGGGTTTCATATATTGACATATCAAGGGGAAACCTGCATATCTGCTGGAACCCTTCACAGTTCGCTTTATTAAACTAACTACTGATATTGTCAAAGACACACAGACACGAGGGCACACAagcatacactcacacacatacatgcacacagacatacactaacacacatacatgcacaaacatgcatacactcacacatacatgcacacagacatacactcacacacatacatgcacacagacatacactcacacacatatatgcacacagacatacactcacacatatatacacacagacatacactcaaacacagacatacactcaaacacatacatgcacacagacatacactcacacacatatatgcacacagacatacactcacacacatacatgctcacagacatacactcacacacatacatgcatacacacacatatatatgcacacagacatacactcacacacatacatgctcACAGACATAcgctcacacacatacatgcatacacacacacgcatgcactcatgcacacacaatttcacacacacacaaacaacacataCTCACCCGTCATTAACATACACACCCACACAAGCACACGCACTAACAGCACACTCTCGGTCactcacgcatgcatgcacgcacactcACTAACAACACATACTCATACCGTAACGACAGACGCGcatacatgcattcaagcaGGCACATATCCTGACAACACaggcactctctctctctctctctctctctctcacacacacacacacacacacacatactctcacacacacacacacgcatactcacacacacgcatactcacacacatatacactgaTCGAAATCAAATTCCTCTTTATGAGATGACCTCGCTCAACATTATATTGTCATAGTTACATCAGTAGCGTATTATCTGCGATGCACACACTACATGTCGATACACCTCACCGTGCCTACATGGATAGCTCCAGCATCATTCCGCAGAGACGACAGAAACTCAGGGAGTAGATCAGCCGACAAGGTGACCGCCATTGCTCTGATAGATGACCCAAATAGGGTCAAGTTAGTCACGTGTTCAGCTCTCGCTGAACCGACTGgcgtatatattgtattgtatgttatcatTCTCCTTGCATCGGGAGACAACTTGTGTGAGTGAGATTTCCCCACCTGTAGCAGTTGTTCATGTATAATAAAGAGGAGAGCCACAGATGGTTTCATACATCAATGACCATATACTGACTTCCATATACTGGAGTGTGGTCTCTATACAAACTGAACCACTGCAAGGAATCAGATCGGGACCTTTGACGGATGATATTGTGTGAAGGTAACTCtgaccagggagcctatatagagactTAACAGACCGACTtaaaactttactacaaatctactgtcctgatacggacactaataacattttttgacttaaactgaagtgacaaattAGTTAACCTATCgtctacatgttggatttcagttgttacaacactcaccgaacttaatcagctgctgaaaataaaccgggctcaatcttaaatactacgcagtcaccatattggctacactggttacgtaatgACCCGAGACATACAGCGTGTGGCCATATTATTAAGTACAAACATGGCGGACCGACTGCTGACGACAAACTTACGCGAAAGTTCAAAGTGTCGTATCTCGTTAAATATAAACAGTCTTACCTCAATATTTTGTGAGGTGTCCCTTGTTCCTTATTATTTTCAACATCCGCCTTGGAATCGATGAATAAAGATTTCTGATGAAATTGACGGGAATATTTTCCCAGATGTCCCGTACTTCGTGTTCCAAGTCGGCAGCCGACTGAATGTTTCTTCGGCGTCTCTGAAGTCTATTCTTCAGGTAGAGCCAACAGTTCTCAATAATATTTGCGTCTGGACTCTGTGCAGACCACAACATTTCAGTTATGCCATTCTGTCGCTTGTAATCTTGAACGACACGGGCCCGATGTATAGGGGCGTTGTCGTCTTGAAAGATATAGCGGATTCCGGGAAAATGTCTGGCTACAACGGGCCATAGCATACCATCGAGGATTTGTGTGTATTTATGAGCATTTATGTTGCCATCAACAACACAAATGGTACCAACACCATGCCAGGTGGTGCAGCTCCACACCATCAAACTGACAAGTGGCTCTCGTCCCGGACAAAGGCATTGCGGGAGGTATTCTTCACCGGGCTGTCTCCAAACAAAAACACGATTGTTTTCCCCAATGATAATTTTACACTCGTCAGAAAAGATTACTCGATTCCAGTAACTGTTCACTGAGCGATATCGTTGTCCCCTCgccccaaccccaaccctaactctaaccctaaccctccaGTAATTGTTCACTGAGCGATATCGTTGTCCCCTCgccccaaccccaaccctaactctaaccctaaccctccaGTAACTGTTCACTGAGCGATATCGTTGTCCCCTTgccccaaccccaaccctaactctaaccctaaccctccaGTAATTGTTCACTGAGCGATATCGTTGTCCCCTCgccccaaccccaaccctaactctaaccctaaccctccaGTAACTGTTCACTGAGCGATATCGTTGTCCCCTCgccccaaccccaaccctaactctaaccctaaccctccaGTAATTGTTCACTGAGCGATATCGTTGTCCCCTCgccccaacc is part of the Haliotis asinina isolate JCU_RB_2024 chromosome 6, JCU_Hal_asi_v2, whole genome shotgun sequence genome and harbors:
- the LOC137287360 gene encoding glycine-N-acyltransferase-like protein 3 yields the protein MAVTLSADLLPEFLSSLRNDAGAIHIRGEINSKLCSVITDYDFIVDRWPNYTSAVARVDRTTSKYPVHLGPLVSVFTTQAAHLETLLRQPGVLDWSAKIIFVCVDADAMPALVKAIDYHHRSYTVDTYLLMTVTRDTLRARLIPDGFQMTAIKPEQASIVNSLWKYNDGKHSEIYIEDIVSRLPSCCLYDAGGNMVGFALNYHYGAIGMLHVLPEHRGKGYAKMIMSHLASLCLQQCEEVFVLPDEENKISIRLHEDIGFRQVPDSKRFALVIE